One stretch of Zhihengliuella flava DNA includes these proteins:
- the glyA gene encoding serine hydroxymethyltransferase, with protein sequence MSTDSNVTNLPLAELDPEIAAVLDAELGRQRDTLEMIASENFAPRAVLEAQGSVLTNKYAEGYPGRRYYGGCEHVDVAENLARDRAKELFGAKYANVQPHSGASANAAVLAALIEPGDKILGLSLAHGGHLTHGMKLNFSGKLYEVAAYEVEPETFTVDMDKLRQQAIAEQPDVIIAGWSAYPRQLDFAKFREIADEVGAKLWVDMAHFAGLVAAGLHPSPVPHADVVSSTVHKTLAGPRSGLILTNDLEIFKKINSNVFPGQQGGPLMHAIAGKAVAFKIAGSPEFRERQERTLAGARALADRLNQSDVAKAGVSVLTGGTDVHLVLVDLRNSELDGQQAEDLLHEIGITVNRNAVPFDPRPPMVTSGLRIGTPALATRGFGADEFTEVADIIATALISGQDADKDALSARVDALAKAFPLYPGHEEW encoded by the coding sequence GTGAGCACTGACTCGAACGTGACCAACCTGCCGCTGGCCGAACTCGATCCAGAGATCGCCGCAGTCCTCGACGCCGAACTGGGGCGCCAGCGGGACACCCTGGAGATGATCGCCTCGGAGAACTTCGCTCCGCGCGCGGTGCTCGAAGCGCAGGGCTCGGTTCTGACCAACAAGTACGCCGAAGGCTACCCGGGGCGCCGTTACTACGGCGGCTGCGAGCACGTGGACGTGGCGGAGAACCTGGCCCGGGACCGCGCTAAAGAACTCTTTGGCGCCAAGTACGCCAACGTCCAGCCGCACTCCGGGGCGTCCGCTAACGCCGCAGTGCTCGCGGCGCTCATTGAGCCGGGCGACAAGATCCTCGGCCTGTCCCTGGCCCACGGTGGCCACTTGACCCACGGCATGAAGCTGAATTTCTCCGGCAAGCTCTACGAGGTGGCCGCGTACGAGGTGGAGCCCGAGACCTTCACCGTCGACATGGACAAGCTTCGCCAGCAGGCGATCGCCGAGCAGCCGGATGTCATCATCGCGGGTTGGTCCGCCTACCCGCGCCAGCTGGATTTCGCGAAGTTCCGCGAGATCGCCGACGAGGTCGGTGCCAAGCTCTGGGTGGACATGGCCCACTTCGCAGGCCTTGTCGCCGCCGGGCTGCACCCCAGCCCGGTGCCCCACGCCGACGTCGTCTCCTCCACCGTGCATAAGACGCTGGCCGGACCGCGCTCCGGCTTGATCCTGACGAACGACTTGGAGATCTTCAAGAAGATCAATTCCAACGTCTTCCCCGGCCAGCAGGGCGGCCCTCTCATGCACGCGATCGCCGGTAAGGCCGTGGCGTTCAAGATCGCGGGCTCCCCGGAGTTCCGGGAGCGTCAGGAACGCACGCTGGCTGGTGCCCGGGCGCTCGCCGACCGCCTCAATCAGTCCGACGTCGCGAAGGCCGGGGTCTCCGTGCTGACCGGAGGCACCGACGTGCACTTGGTGCTGGTGGACCTGCGCAATTCGGAGCTCGACGGCCAGCAGGCCGAGGACTTGCTCCACGAAATCGGCATCACCGTGAACCGCAACGCCGTGCCGTTTGATCCGCGCCCGCCGATGGTCACCTCCGGCCTGCGCATCGGCACGCCGGCCCTGGCCACGCGCGGATTCGGCGCCGACGAGTTCACCGAGGTGGCGGACATCATTGCCACCGCGCTCATCAGCGGCCAGGACGCGGACAAGGACGCCCTGTCCGCTCGCGTGGACGCCTTGGCGAAGGCCTTCCCGCTCTACCCCGGCCACGAGGAGTGGTAA
- the rlmC gene encoding 23S rRNA (uracil(747)-C(5))-methyltransferase RlmC has translation MHCDYYDAGRCTSCAHMGQEHLQQVAEKVAQCQQLLAEFDGIDWVEPFAGAEAGFRNKAKMVVSGTTRRPRIGILDAEGHGIDLRRCGLITPGLQEALRVLSNLIRAARLTPYDVPSRQGELKYLLVTEAPSGELMVRFVLRSEALVPTLREHLPGLADRLPTLRVASVNLQPEHKAVLEGEREIPLTAAQSLTMEINGIGLHLRPGGFFQTNTEVAAALYRQGAAWASAAGPASVWDLYCGVGGFALHLAEGFGAGHVTGAGPDAVARQVTGIEVSQDAVASAELTRAERGLTGVDFVCADATEFALGSDPADHPDLLVVNPPRRGVGARLCEWMENSRIQHVLYSSCNAVTLAADLRRMPSLRPVKARVMDMFPQSTHYEVITLLTRV, from the coding sequence ATGCACTGCGACTATTACGACGCCGGCCGCTGCACCTCCTGTGCGCACATGGGGCAGGAGCACCTCCAGCAGGTGGCCGAGAAGGTCGCCCAGTGTCAGCAGTTGCTCGCGGAATTCGACGGCATTGACTGGGTGGAGCCCTTCGCCGGTGCCGAAGCAGGCTTCCGCAACAAGGCCAAGATGGTGGTCTCTGGCACCACCCGGCGCCCCCGGATCGGGATTCTCGACGCGGAGGGGCACGGCATTGACCTGCGTCGTTGCGGGCTCATCACGCCCGGCTTGCAGGAGGCGCTGCGGGTGCTGTCCAACCTCATCCGGGCCGCACGGCTCACGCCCTACGACGTCCCGTCACGCCAGGGGGAGCTGAAGTACCTCCTCGTCACCGAGGCGCCCTCCGGCGAGCTGATGGTGCGGTTCGTGCTGCGCAGTGAGGCGCTCGTCCCGACGCTGCGTGAACATCTGCCAGGGCTGGCCGACCGCCTGCCGACCCTCCGCGTGGCCAGCGTTAATCTTCAGCCAGAGCACAAAGCGGTCCTCGAGGGGGAACGCGAAATCCCGCTCACGGCGGCCCAGTCCCTGACGATGGAGATCAACGGGATCGGCCTGCACCTGCGCCCCGGCGGGTTCTTCCAAACCAACACCGAGGTCGCTGCCGCGCTGTACCGGCAAGGCGCCGCGTGGGCCAGCGCGGCCGGGCCAGCGTCTGTGTGGGACCTGTACTGCGGGGTCGGCGGGTTCGCGTTGCACCTGGCCGAGGGGTTTGGCGCTGGGCACGTGACCGGGGCCGGGCCCGACGCCGTGGCGCGCCAGGTGACCGGCATCGAGGTCAGCCAGGACGCGGTGGCTAGCGCGGAATTGACGCGCGCCGAGCGTGGACTGACCGGCGTCGACTTCGTGTGTGCGGACGCCACCGAGTTTGCGCTTGGATCGGATCCGGCCGACCACCCAGACTTGCTGGTGGTCAACCCTCCACGGCGCGGAGTGGGGGCGCGATTGTGCGAGTGGATGGAAAACTCACGCATCCAGCACGTGCTGTACTCCAGCTGCAATGCCGTCACGCTCGCAGCGGACCTGCGGCGCATGCCTTCGCTGCGTCCGGTCAAGGCGCGCGTGATGGATATGTTTCCGCAGTCGACTCACTACGAGGTCATCACGCTGCTGACCCGCGTGTGA
- a CDS encoding bile acid:sodium symporter family protein has protein sequence MPDAPNSRDAGARLAVTVFPLLILAGGAVAFLAPTPFAEGAFLINPLLMVIMFGMGLTLSFPDFALLARHPGPVLIGVGAQYGLMPVLGWAVASILGLDPVLAAGVILLGCAPGGTASNVVAYLARGDVALSVAMTSVSTLLAPLLTPLLTWWLVGSYLPVAAGDMAYSIVQIVLVPVLAGLLLRTLFPRLVEAALPALPWVSVAAIALVVMVIVARSAEAIAAAGLVILAAVVLHNAAGLAAGYLVGRACRLPVASRRTVALEVGMQNSGLAAGLAGQYFAPEAALPGAVFSVWHNVTGSIMAAVWRRRAVPAARLAADEPADERLPAP, from the coding sequence ATGCCCGACGCACCGAACTCCCGCGACGCCGGCGCGCGCCTCGCCGTCACCGTCTTCCCGCTGCTGATCCTGGCGGGCGGCGCGGTGGCGTTTCTGGCGCCCACGCCCTTCGCGGAGGGGGCCTTCCTGATCAACCCGTTGCTGATGGTGATCATGTTCGGCATGGGCCTGACGCTGTCCTTTCCCGACTTCGCCCTCTTGGCCCGGCATCCGGGACCAGTGCTCATCGGCGTGGGGGCCCAATACGGACTCATGCCCGTGTTGGGGTGGGCCGTGGCGTCGATCCTTGGACTCGATCCCGTGCTGGCCGCCGGCGTGATTCTGCTGGGGTGCGCCCCCGGCGGGACGGCGTCCAATGTGGTCGCCTACCTGGCGCGCGGCGACGTGGCCCTTTCCGTCGCGATGACCAGTGTCTCGACCCTGTTGGCACCGCTGCTGACGCCGCTGCTCACGTGGTGGCTCGTGGGGTCCTACCTCCCCGTCGCTGCGGGCGACATGGCGTATTCGATCGTGCAAATCGTGCTGGTTCCCGTCTTGGCGGGGCTGCTGTTGCGGACGCTGTTTCCACGCCTCGTTGAGGCCGCCCTGCCCGCGTTGCCGTGGGTCTCGGTGGCGGCGATCGCGCTCGTCGTCATGGTGATCGTGGCCCGCAGCGCCGAGGCCATTGCCGCCGCGGGCTTGGTGATCCTCGCCGCCGTCGTTCTGCACAACGCCGCTGGGCTGGCGGCGGGGTATCTGGTGGGGCGCGCCTGCCGCTTGCCGGTCGCCTCCCGCCGCACCGTCGCGCTGGAAGTGGGCATGCAAAATTCGGGGCTGGCGGCGGGCTTGGCCGGTCAGTACTTCGCGCCGGAGGCGGCGCTGCCTGGCGCCGTGTTCTCCGTGTGGCACAACGTCACGGGCTCCATCATGGCCGCGGTCTGGCGGCGTCGTGCCGTGCCCGCGGCGCGGTTGGCCGCGGACGAACCTGCCGACGAGCGGCTGCCCGCGCCCTAG
- a CDS encoding MFS transporter: MSPTPPAPSADERTGLASASTALPVPTVSAEELEPTGQPDYTPPTRHGGNKELLAQGPYRRLLTAWTVSNLGDSALYITAGIWVKVMTGSDALAASVFLVMGIPSLLAPWIGLLADRVPRRALMMANNVATAAVVLCLLAVEPTGQLWIVYVVMALYATCGMVNSSAQAGLLKAIMPHHLLAPANGMFASIDQGLRIVAPLAGAAAFGLWGMPVLVYATATFFLLGALLMLRIDPQPVLRLEEEGSLLRTTFAGFAALRSRPAVGAATAVLALACVGGGMTNSTTFAVIDRGLGLPPEALSIMVAVQGVFSILAGLNAARILNRFGYTASLAAGVAAFGLGYGAQASGVLWLTALGIIPFAFGITVVIVASSTIRQLELPDHLQGRGAAATHMIANGIQALAAGAAAAVLDVIDFRYLVLIGAIFALLGLIPALAGRRAINQVR; this comes from the coding sequence ATGAGCCCGACCCCGCCGGCCCCGTCAGCCGATGAGAGGACCGGGCTCGCGAGCGCTTCAACCGCCCTGCCCGTCCCCACCGTCAGCGCTGAGGAGCTCGAGCCAACGGGCCAGCCGGACTACACCCCACCGACCCGGCACGGCGGCAACAAGGAGTTACTAGCTCAGGGCCCCTACCGCCGCCTCTTGACGGCGTGGACGGTCAGCAACCTCGGCGATTCCGCCCTGTACATCACGGCGGGCATCTGGGTGAAGGTCATGACGGGCTCCGATGCCCTCGCCGCGTCCGTGTTCCTCGTCATGGGCATCCCTTCCCTACTGGCCCCGTGGATCGGCCTCCTCGCGGACCGAGTCCCGCGGCGAGCGCTGATGATGGCCAACAACGTGGCCACAGCCGCGGTCGTCCTGTGCCTGCTCGCCGTCGAACCCACCGGCCAGCTCTGGATCGTCTACGTGGTGATGGCGCTCTACGCCACGTGCGGCATGGTCAACTCCAGCGCACAGGCTGGGCTGCTCAAGGCGATCATGCCCCACCACCTCCTCGCCCCCGCCAATGGCATGTTCGCGAGCATCGATCAAGGCCTGCGCATCGTCGCACCGCTCGCTGGAGCCGCCGCCTTCGGGCTCTGGGGCATGCCGGTCCTGGTGTATGCGACGGCCACCTTTTTCCTCTTGGGCGCGCTGCTCATGCTGCGCATCGATCCACAACCGGTGCTGCGCCTCGAGGAGGAGGGGTCGTTGCTGCGCACGACGTTTGCCGGATTCGCCGCCCTGCGCTCACGCCCCGCCGTGGGGGCGGCCACCGCGGTCCTCGCCCTCGCCTGCGTCGGCGGCGGCATGACCAACTCGACGACGTTCGCCGTCATCGACCGCGGGCTCGGATTGCCACCCGAGGCCCTCTCCATCATGGTGGCCGTCCAAGGCGTTTTTTCCATCCTGGCCGGTCTCAACGCGGCCCGAATCCTCAATCGCTTCGGATACACGGCCTCGCTCGCGGCGGGGGTGGCAGCCTTTGGACTGGGCTACGGCGCCCAAGCCTCTGGCGTCCTGTGGCTCACCGCCCTCGGGATCATTCCGTTTGCGTTCGGTATCACCGTGGTCATCGTGGCCAGCAGCACCATCCGCCAGCTCGAGCTACCGGACCATCTCCAAGGCCGCGGGGCCGCGGCGACGCACATGATCGCCAACGGCATTCAGGCCCTCGCCGCCGGGGCCGCCGCCGCCGTGCTAGACGTGATCGATTTTCGCTATCTGGTCCTGATCGGGGCCATCTTCGCGCTGCTCGGGTTGATCCCAGCACTGGCGGGGCGCCGGGCCATCAATCAGGTTCGCTAG
- a CDS encoding gamma carbonic anhydrase family protein, translating to MAHLIEIDGKAPDVHPEAFVARTAVLSGDVVMSARSSAFYGVSVRGDSDAIRIGERTNLQDNVVVHADAGVPCSVGAGVSVGHSAVIHGCTIGDGCLIGMSATVMNGAVIGAASLVAAGALVLEGTNVPPRSLVAGVPAKVRRELTDEEVASLQVNAETYLDLAAKHRAAQ from the coding sequence ATGGCTCACCTCATCGAGATTGACGGCAAGGCTCCCGACGTTCACCCCGAGGCCTTCGTGGCCCGCACCGCGGTGCTCAGCGGCGACGTGGTGATGAGCGCCAGATCCAGCGCGTTCTACGGGGTGTCGGTGCGCGGGGACTCGGACGCGATCCGCATCGGCGAACGGACCAACCTGCAGGACAACGTGGTGGTGCACGCCGATGCCGGAGTGCCGTGTTCCGTCGGCGCCGGCGTCTCGGTGGGGCATTCCGCGGTCATTCACGGCTGCACCATCGGTGACGGCTGCCTGATCGGGATGAGCGCCACCGTGATGAATGGTGCGGTCATCGGTGCGGCCTCCCTGGTCGCGGCGGGCGCCCTGGTCCTCGAAGGGACGAACGTTCCGCCACGATCGCTGGTTGCCGGTGTGCCCGCCAAGGTGCGGCGTGAGTTGACGGACGAGGAGGTCGCCTCCCTTCAGGTCAATGCGGAGACGTACCTCGATTTGGCGGCCAAGCACCGCGCCGCGCAATAA
- a CDS encoding winged helix-turn-helix domain-containing protein, translating to MPIPTPASDARRQAHVTTDPRQIRALAHPVRLALLDHLGTVEEATATECAEAIGESVASCSFHLRSLAQHGYIEPGERAGRSKPWRKVHSTYTQQIDPESPGSDTAVAEMARLSFGREADRLRHLLAALPDLTPEDANRNTLSTSTFYVTNEELAELRTDLLALAERFAGRARDPRTRPNGARQVHLLAALTLDLDEAHRKDTPGPQASQGAS from the coding sequence ATGCCCATCCCCACACCTGCTTCGGACGCTCGCCGGCAGGCGCATGTCACGACGGATCCCCGCCAGATCCGCGCCCTCGCGCACCCGGTTCGCTTGGCCCTTCTGGACCACCTCGGCACCGTCGAGGAGGCCACCGCCACCGAGTGCGCAGAAGCCATCGGGGAATCCGTGGCCAGCTGCTCCTTCCACCTCCGGTCGCTGGCCCAGCACGGCTACATCGAACCGGGCGAACGCGCCGGGCGGAGCAAGCCGTGGCGCAAGGTCCACTCCACCTACACCCAACAGATCGATCCCGAGTCCCCCGGCAGCGACACCGCCGTCGCGGAAATGGCCCGGCTCTCCTTCGGGCGAGAAGCCGACCGCCTGAGGCACCTATTGGCCGCCCTGCCGGACCTCACCCCGGAGGACGCGAACCGCAACACGCTCAGCACCAGCACGTTCTACGTCACGAACGAGGAACTGGCCGAGCTGCGGACGGACCTGCTGGCTCTGGCCGAACGGTTCGCTGGACGCGCGCGCGATCCGAGGACCCGCCCCAACGGGGCTCGCCAGGTCCACCTCCTCGCGGCACTGACTCTTGATCTCGACGAGGCGCACCGCAAGGACACCCCCGGCCCGCAGGCATCTCAGGGTGCGTCATGA
- the purU gene encoding formyltetrahydrofolate deformylase, whose product MSSEQSRGDSASSRSFIVTLSCADQPGIVHAVSGALLQTGCNITESQQFESPETGTFFMRVAVSTSASQSAVSEALAPVATAFGMQLNVFDAAQPARTLIMCSREGHALNDLLFQHRAGMLSVEVPLIVSNHEDLRPMAEFYGVPFVYLPVTKDTKAEAEAQLLELVREHQIDVVVLARYMQILSDDLCRELTGRAINIHHSFLPSFKGAKPYHQAHARGVKLIGATAHYVTADLDEGPIIEQEVIRVNHAQTPQQFVALGRDVEGRTLATAVQWHAQHRVLLDGTRTVVFN is encoded by the coding sequence GTGAGTAGTGAACAATCCCGGGGCGATTCCGCCTCCTCCCGCAGCTTTATTGTGACGCTGTCCTGTGCCGACCAGCCCGGGATCGTCCACGCGGTGTCCGGAGCCCTCTTGCAGACGGGCTGCAACATCACGGAGTCCCAGCAGTTTGAGTCGCCAGAGACCGGCACGTTTTTTATGCGCGTGGCCGTGAGCACGTCCGCGAGCCAATCCGCGGTCTCCGAGGCTTTGGCCCCGGTGGCCACCGCGTTCGGCATGCAACTCAACGTCTTTGACGCGGCCCAGCCGGCGCGGACGCTGATCATGTGTTCGCGCGAGGGGCACGCGCTCAATGATCTGCTCTTCCAGCACCGGGCCGGAATGCTCTCCGTCGAGGTCCCGCTGATCGTGTCCAACCACGAGGACCTCCGGCCCATGGCCGAGTTCTATGGAGTCCCCTTCGTCTACCTGCCGGTGACCAAAGACACCAAGGCCGAGGCCGAGGCGCAGCTGCTTGAGCTGGTGCGGGAGCATCAGATCGACGTCGTGGTCCTCGCCCGCTACATGCAGATCCTCTCCGACGACCTGTGCCGGGAGCTCACGGGCCGGGCCATCAATATCCACCACTCGTTCCTGCCGTCTTTCAAGGGGGCTAAGCCCTACCACCAGGCCCACGCCCGCGGGGTCAAGCTCATCGGCGCCACCGCCCATTACGTCACCGCGGATCTGGACGAGGGGCCGATCATCGAGCAGGAGGTCATCCGCGTCAACCACGCGCAGACCCCGCAGCAGTTCGTGGCCCTCGGCCGAGACGTCGAAGGGCGCACGCTCGCCACGGCTGTGCAGTGGCACGCCCAGCACCGAGTGCTACTCGACGGCACGCGCACGGTGGTGTTCAACTAG
- a CDS encoding macrolide 2'-phosphotransferase: MIDAEHLLALAARHGITLRPDSLRVNEAGLDYQVALAEDQDGDGWVLRLPRRADVAAKIHEERRILEFVGPRLDAAVPDWRVATEELIAYPLLPGEPGLTLDEAGAPVLHFDPSSGAFLRSFGELLAQLHAIDADEARSAGLRVETYDDVRAAWRSRLEAAEAEFAVPATASRRWAAWIADDALWSGDVHFSHGELYPAHLLLAEEGRVLSVLDWTTAKVTDPVADFALQRSMTAPEDFELVLRAYREAGGRVPDRLAERCDALIGASALGYAEFALLTGEPEHRQAAQALFDAAV, from the coding sequence ATGATCGATGCTGAGCACTTGCTGGCGTTAGCCGCCCGCCACGGAATCACTCTGCGCCCGGACTCACTGCGGGTCAACGAGGCCGGGTTGGACTATCAGGTCGCCTTGGCCGAGGATCAGGACGGTGACGGTTGGGTGCTGCGGTTGCCCCGCAGGGCCGACGTCGCGGCCAAGATCCATGAGGAGCGCCGCATCCTCGAATTCGTCGGCCCCCGGTTGGACGCCGCCGTCCCTGACTGGCGCGTGGCCACCGAGGAACTCATCGCGTATCCGTTGCTTCCGGGCGAGCCGGGGCTGACCCTCGACGAGGCGGGCGCCCCGGTGCTGCACTTCGATCCCAGCTCCGGCGCGTTTCTGCGCTCCTTTGGTGAGCTGTTGGCCCAGCTGCACGCCATCGACGCGGATGAGGCGCGCTCGGCGGGCCTCCGCGTGGAGACGTACGACGACGTCCGCGCCGCGTGGCGGTCCCGGTTGGAGGCCGCCGAGGCGGAATTTGCGGTCCCCGCCACCGCGAGCCGGCGGTGGGCCGCCTGGATTGCGGACGATGCCCTGTGGTCCGGCGACGTGCATTTCAGCCATGGCGAGCTCTACCCGGCGCACCTCCTCTTGGCCGAGGAGGGGCGGGTGCTGTCCGTGCTGGATTGGACGACGGCGAAGGTCACGGATCCGGTGGCCGACTTCGCCCTGCAGCGGTCGATGACCGCACCCGAGGATTTTGAGCTCGTCCTGCGGGCCTACCGGGAGGCCGGCGGTCGCGTGCCGGATCGCCTGGCTGAGCGGTGCGATGCGTTGATCGGAGCCAGCGCGCTGGGGTACGCCGAGTTCGCGCTCTTAACCGGAGAGCCAGAGCATCGGCAGGCGGCGCAAGCCCTGTTCGACGCTGCCGTTTAG
- a CDS encoding bifunctional methylenetetrahydrofolate dehydrogenase/methenyltetrahydrofolate cyclohydrolase translates to MTAQILDGKAAAAAIKDELAERVAALKDRGITPGIATVLVGADPASQLYVGMKHKQSEAIGMNSIQRELPADATQEQVEALIDELNADESCHGYIVQLPLPRHLDTDAILERIDPAKDADGLHPTNLGRLVLNVNGPLETPLPCTPRGVIELLLRNDYDLGGKHVVVVGRGVTIGRPMGLLLTRRSINATVTQVHTGTPEMAPYLQQADVIVAGAGVKHLIKPEHVKPGAAVLDVGVTREQDPETGKSKVYGDVDPAVAEVAGYLSPNPGGVGPMTVALLMTNVVETAERRAELR, encoded by the coding sequence ATGACCGCGCAGATCCTCGACGGCAAGGCCGCCGCGGCGGCCATAAAAGACGAGTTGGCGGAGCGCGTCGCCGCGCTCAAGGACCGGGGCATTACCCCAGGGATCGCGACGGTGCTGGTGGGGGCCGACCCGGCGTCACAGCTGTACGTCGGCATGAAGCACAAGCAGTCCGAGGCCATCGGCATGAACTCCATTCAGCGGGAGCTGCCCGCCGATGCCACGCAGGAGCAGGTTGAGGCGCTCATCGACGAACTCAACGCGGATGAGTCCTGCCACGGATACATCGTCCAGCTGCCGTTGCCCCGGCACCTTGATACGGACGCCATCTTGGAGCGGATTGACCCGGCCAAGGACGCCGACGGGCTGCACCCGACCAACCTCGGGCGGCTCGTGCTCAACGTCAACGGCCCTCTGGAGACGCCGCTGCCGTGCACCCCGCGCGGCGTGATTGAGCTGTTGCTGCGCAACGACTACGACTTGGGCGGAAAGCACGTCGTCGTCGTGGGCCGCGGGGTGACTATCGGCCGGCCCATGGGGCTGCTGCTCACGCGGCGCTCCATCAACGCCACGGTCACCCAGGTACACACGGGAACGCCGGAGATGGCGCCCTACCTTCAACAGGCGGACGTCATCGTGGCGGGCGCCGGCGTGAAGCACCTGATCAAGCCCGAGCACGTGAAGCCGGGTGCCGCGGTGCTGGACGTGGGCGTGACCCGCGAACAGGACCCGGAGACGGGCAAGTCCAAGGTGTATGGCGACGTCGACCCAGCTGTGGCGGAGGTGGCGGGTTACCTGTCGCCGAACCCGGGTGGCGTCGGCCCCATGACGGTGGCGCTGTTGATGACGAACGTCGTCGAAACGGCCGAGCGTCGGGCGGAGCTGCGCTAG
- a CDS encoding Na+/H+ antiporter NhaC family protein gives MTDLTTSYPLLTLVPPVLALALVILTKRVLISLGAGVVAAALLIHDLNPLEAAGSVWGAFAAIFWVDGAANTWSVYILVFLLMLGIIAAFILMSGGTTAFAAWAMRRIRKRPGSMVLPAVLGIIIFIDDYFNALAVGQISRPVTDQHKVSRAKLAYIIDSTSAPVSVLSPFSSWGAYIMGILAPIIAASALSMSSVQAFLGAAVANFYAIAAALMVWLVIVFRIDLGAMRTEERRAIAEGQVFNPDDAVPGQLSDDLPVHDPGARRALFVPFILLVAGVFAGIIWTGQRASGSWNAIDILGATDASLALIVGGALGLISAVYYYLRNTHKNPEFAVSTFGRGWTEGIKSMLPAIAILLPAWMLGDLISQLGTGDYLGQLVQASNISAGWLAPVVFLIAAGMSFATGTSWGSFGLLLPIAGGIINSMEEPTFLLPVLGAVLAGAVAGDHASPISDTTILSATGSSCNVITHVLTQLPYVISAVVCASLGYVALALTGSTLLGLAVVVLALVGFVLVMRAVTTPVEADAKRVSAGA, from the coding sequence ATGACCGACCTGACGACGTCGTACCCCCTCCTGACACTGGTGCCGCCGGTGTTGGCCCTCGCCTTGGTGATTCTCACCAAGCGCGTGCTCATCAGCCTGGGCGCCGGCGTCGTCGCCGCCGCACTGTTGATTCACGACCTCAACCCCCTCGAGGCTGCGGGCTCCGTCTGGGGCGCATTTGCCGCGATTTTTTGGGTCGATGGTGCCGCCAATACGTGGTCCGTCTACATTTTGGTCTTCCTGCTGATGCTCGGCATCATCGCCGCGTTCATCTTGATGTCCGGGGGAACGACGGCGTTCGCCGCGTGGGCCATGCGTCGCATCCGCAAGCGCCCCGGCTCGATGGTCCTGCCGGCAGTCCTCGGCATCATCATCTTTATCGACGACTACTTCAATGCTCTGGCCGTCGGGCAGATCTCGCGGCCCGTCACGGATCAGCACAAGGTCTCCCGCGCCAAGCTCGCCTACATCATCGACTCCACGTCGGCCCCCGTCTCCGTGCTCTCACCGTTCTCCAGCTGGGGCGCCTACATCATGGGCATTCTGGCGCCGATCATCGCGGCTTCGGCCCTCTCCATGAGCAGCGTCCAAGCCTTCCTCGGTGCCGCCGTCGCCAACTTCTACGCCATCGCCGCAGCCCTGATGGTGTGGCTCGTGATTGTCTTCCGGATCGATCTGGGTGCCATGCGCACGGAGGAGCGCCGCGCCATCGCCGAGGGCCAGGTCTTCAACCCCGATGACGCCGTGCCCGGTCAGCTCTCCGATGACCTCCCGGTCCACGACCCGGGCGCGCGCCGCGCCCTCTTTGTACCGTTCATCCTGCTCGTGGCGGGTGTGTTCGCGGGCATCATCTGGACCGGCCAGCGCGCCTCCGGATCATGGAACGCCATCGACATCTTGGGCGCGACCGACGCCTCCTTGGCCCTCATCGTGGGCGGAGCGCTCGGCCTGATCTCCGCGGTGTATTACTACCTGCGCAACACCCACAAGAACCCGGAGTTTGCCGTGTCCACCTTTGGCCGCGGCTGGACAGAAGGCATCAAGTCCATGCTGCCGGCCATCGCTATTCTCCTGCCCGCGTGGATGCTCGGAGATTTGATCTCCCAGCTCGGCACCGGCGACTACCTAGGCCAGCTGGTCCAGGCTTCGAATATCTCCGCCGGCTGGCTGGCCCCCGTGGTGTTCCTGATCGCCGCAGGCATGTCCTTCGCCACGGGCACCTCGTGGGGGTCCTTCGGGCTGCTGCTGCCGATTGCCGGAGGCATTATCAACAGCATGGAAGAGCCCACCTTCTTGCTTCCGGTCCTCGGAGCGGTCTTGGCCGGAGCCGTGGCGGGCGACCATGCATCGCCGATTTCCGACACGACGATCCTCTCCGCCACCGGCTCCAGCTGCAACGTCATCACCCACGTGCTGACACAGTTGCCGTACGTCATCAGTGCCGTCGTGTGTGCCAGCCTGGGCTACGTCGCGCTCGCCCTCACGGGCAGTACGCTGCTGGGCCTCGCCGTCGTCGTGCTGGCGCTCGTGGGGTTCGTGCTCGTCATGCGGGCGGTCACGACGCCGGTGGAGGCGGACGCGAAGCGGGTCTCCGCCGGGGCCTAA